From Pseudochaenichthys georgianus chromosome 11, fPseGeo1.2, whole genome shotgun sequence, a single genomic window includes:
- the jazf1a gene encoding juxtaposed with another zinc finger protein 1a has protein sequence MTGIAAASFFSNSCRFGGCGLQFESLAELIVHIEDNHIDTDPRVLEKQEQQQPTYLALSYINRFMTDAARREQETMKKKVAPKLSLSITGGVSRNSTATPPRHTSGNLTPPVTPPITPSSSFRSSTPTGSEYDEEEVDYEESDSDESWTTESAISSESILSSMCMNGGEEKPFACPVPGCKKRYKNVNGIKYHAKNGHRTQIRVRKPFKCRCGKSYKTSQGLRHHTINFHPPVSTEILRKIQG, from the exons ATGACGGGCATCGCCGCCGCTTCTTTCTTCTCCAATTCCTGCAGGTTCGGCGGCTGCGGTCTCCAGTTCGAGTCTCTCGCCGAGCTCATCGTCCACATCGAGGACAATCACATCG aCACAGATCCGCGGGTCCTGGAGAAGCAGGAGCAACAGCAGCCCACTTACCTGGCCCTAAGCTACAtcaacag GTTCATGACCGATGCCGCACGCCGGGAGCAGGAAACCATGAAGAAAAAGGTCGCTCCCAAACTGTCCCTGTCCATCACCGGAGGAGTGTCCAGGAACAGCACGGCCACGCCCCCTCGCCACACCAGCGGTAACCTGACGCCTCCCGTCACGCCCCCCAtcaccccctcctcctccttccgCAGCAGCACACCTACAG GCAGTGAGTATGATGAGGAGGAGGTAGACTACGAGGAGTCGGACAGCGATGAGTCGTGGACCACAGAAAGCGCCATCAGCTCCGAGTCCATCCTCAGCTCCATGTGCATGAACGGGGGAGAGGAGAAGCCGTTCGCCTGCCCCGTCCCCGGCTGCAAGAAGAGATACAAG AATGTGAATGGTATTAAGTACCATGCCAAGAATGGCCACCGCACGCAGATCCGTGTGAGGAAACCCTTTAAGTGTCGCTGCGGCAAGAGCTACAAGACCTCGCAGGGCCTGAGACATCACACCATCAATTTCCACCCGCCCGTCTCCACCGAGATCCTGCGCAAGATTCAGGGTTAG